In Desulfonatronum thiosulfatophilum, a genomic segment contains:
- a CDS encoding molybdopterin-containing oxidoreductase family protein has protein sequence MENTKTISRRGFLQASAAAMTAAAGVPALKGLVSTGHAMAPAPQQGEISDHFTACDMCFNRCGMIARVRNGRVVKLDPNPKFLKSRGMLCARGNAATAHIYDPDRLKTPLLRKGARGEGKWQRITWDQAMDHTAEQFERIAEKYTRSGIMFSPGSDMQSQFMIRFAEVFGSYNITSHETLCLLSNHRAYLDTFGETPYPDVLYTKYIIIAGANPYEAIITPDTIDLMEARKNGCKMVVLDPRYTKTAALADEWHPIRPGTDMAFFLALAHVIIHEGLYDPEYAEEMLFGLEEFRSHTRKYSPEWAAGETGIPAEDIRRIAREIAAAAPTAMVYTGRRTSDYEDSTQIRRSMAIVNALLANWDRPGGILASREVGVRAPYFDIPWYDDNPDDRIDHGMAPGLIHHEGSFKLMRDAIIKEQPYPIRGWFTFKTNFMQTAANRNKTIEMLDHLDFIVNADITMTDTAWYSDLVLPSPSFLERNDPVSALQGSSACACAIWRDAVVPAMYESRDMRWICTELSNRLGFPEAFDFTLDEYRTWQLESIPEAAQAIKEDGVYYNPSKVYGIYFDVPLKTQAQKIELYNQRYVNMGLDPMPVYKAPRREQGKFRLVVGRTAFFTHSNTNNALLIEFKDENTLWMHPRAAAGLGLRDGERVFVTSDAGRVQLALRIYEGIEEETVYMATGFGALSPGQRLVHKRGASIAEVLEDHADHISGNMAMHETLVTVSRRLS, from the coding sequence ATGGAAAACACGAAAACAATCTCAAGACGGGGATTCCTGCAGGCGTCCGCCGCGGCCATGACCGCCGCAGCCGGCGTTCCGGCCCTGAAAGGCCTCGTGTCCACAGGACATGCCATGGCCCCTGCCCCTCAACAGGGCGAGATCAGCGATCACTTCACGGCCTGCGACATGTGCTTCAACCGGTGCGGCATGATCGCCCGCGTCCGCAACGGCCGTGTCGTCAAGCTGGACCCCAACCCGAAGTTCCTCAAATCCAGGGGCATGCTCTGCGCCCGGGGCAATGCCGCCACGGCCCACATCTACGATCCGGACCGCCTGAAGACCCCTCTGCTGCGCAAGGGCGCCCGGGGTGAAGGCAAATGGCAGCGAATAACCTGGGATCAGGCCATGGACCACACCGCGGAACAGTTCGAGCGCATCGCCGAGAAGTACACCCGCAGCGGAATCATGTTCTCTCCAGGCTCGGACATGCAGTCCCAGTTCATGATCCGTTTTGCCGAGGTCTTCGGTTCCTACAACATCACCTCCCACGAAACCTTGTGCCTGCTGAGCAATCACCGGGCATACCTGGATACCTTCGGCGAAACGCCCTACCCGGACGTGCTGTACACCAAATACATCATCATCGCCGGCGCCAATCCCTACGAGGCCATCATCACCCCGGACACCATCGACCTGATGGAGGCGCGCAAGAACGGCTGCAAGATGGTCGTTCTGGATCCACGCTACACCAAGACCGCGGCCCTGGCCGACGAATGGCATCCCATCCGTCCGGGAACGGACATGGCCTTTTTCCTGGCCCTGGCCCACGTGATCATCCACGAGGGGCTCTACGATCCGGAATACGCCGAAGAGATGCTCTTCGGCCTGGAAGAGTTCCGTTCGCACACGCGCAAGTACAGCCCGGAATGGGCTGCCGGGGAGACCGGCATCCCGGCCGAGGACATTCGGCGCATTGCCAGGGAAATCGCCGCTGCCGCCCCTACGGCCATGGTCTATACCGGCCGGCGCACCTCGGATTACGAGGATTCCACGCAGATTCGGCGCTCCATGGCCATTGTCAACGCCCTGTTGGCAAACTGGGATCGTCCCGGCGGCATTCTGGCTTCGCGAGAAGTCGGCGTGCGCGCCCCATATTTCGACATTCCCTGGTACGACGACAATCCGGATGACCGCATCGACCATGGCATGGCGCCCGGTCTGATCCACCACGAAGGTTCCTTCAAGTTGATGCGCGATGCGATCATCAAGGAGCAGCCGTACCCGATTCGTGGTTGGTTCACCTTCAAGACCAACTTCATGCAAACCGCGGCCAACCGCAACAAGACCATCGAGATGCTCGACCATCTCGATTTCATCGTCAACGCGGACATCACCATGACCGACACCGCCTGGTACTCGGACCTGGTCCTGCCCTCCCCAAGTTTTCTGGAGCGCAACGACCCGGTTTCCGCCCTCCAAGGCTCATCGGCCTGCGCCTGCGCCATCTGGCGGGATGCCGTGGTTCCCGCGATGTACGAATCCCGGGACATGCGCTGGATCTGCACGGAACTGTCCAATCGGCTGGGCTTTCCTGAAGCATTCGACTTCACCTTGGACGAGTACCGAACCTGGCAGCTGGAAAGCATTCCCGAGGCGGCCCAGGCCATCAAGGAAGACGGCGTCTACTACAATCCGAGCAAGGTCTACGGCATCTACTTCGACGTGCCCTTGAAGACCCAGGCCCAGAAGATTGAACTCTACAACCAGCGCTACGTGAACATGGGCCTGGACCCCATGCCGGTATACAAGGCGCCGCGCCGGGAACAAGGCAAGTTCCGGCTCGTGGTAGGGCGCACGGCCTTTTTCACTCACAGCAACACCAACAACGCCCTGCTCATCGAATTCAAGGATGAAAACACCCTCTGGATGCACCCCCGCGCCGCGGCCGGCCTCGGACTCAGGGACGGGGAGCGGGTGTTCGTAACCAGTGATGCCGGACGCGTGCAACTGGCCCTGCGCATCTACGAAGGCATCGAAGAAGAAACCGTTTACATGGCCACGGGGTTCGGGGCGCTCTCACCAGGGCAGCGTCTGGTGCACAAACGAGGCGCCAGCATCGCCGAAGTGCTGGAAGACCACGCGGATCACATCTCCGGCAACATGGCCATGCATGAAACCCTTGTCACCGTCAGCAGGAGGTTGAGCTGA
- a CDS encoding 4Fe-4S dicluster domain-containing protein, translated as MKKYAMVVDSSVCIDCKGCMVSCKVQNNVPNGYWRNWIKHTTPDFSRGKLTRTHFQPGGCMQCDVPTCVQACPSGATFKDAQTGIVHVNEALCIGCGNCIRSCPYGARFRHPERRVPNKCDFCFSSGRLDRGLLPACVDTCPTKARVFGDLNDSESEVSRLLRDRPAVRVTSRNIDTQPNMYYLTATEPADWPTDVEFPAAYASMASLVNPVVKVAVGLSALGVAAMWVKQAFAPDPDETDHEPSATEQDRGAP; from the coding sequence ATGAAAAAATATGCCATGGTGGTCGACTCGTCGGTCTGCATCGATTGCAAGGGATGCATGGTCTCTTGCAAGGTCCAGAACAACGTTCCCAACGGGTACTGGCGCAACTGGATCAAGCACACGACGCCTGATTTTTCTCGGGGCAAGCTCACCCGGACCCATTTCCAGCCCGGCGGATGCATGCAGTGCGATGTGCCCACCTGTGTTCAGGCCTGCCCCAGCGGGGCCACGTTCAAAGATGCGCAAACCGGCATCGTGCACGTCAATGAAGCCCTGTGCATCGGTTGCGGCAACTGCATCAGGTCCTGCCCTTACGGAGCCCGTTTCCGACATCCGGAAAGACGCGTCCCGAACAAATGCGATTTCTGCTTCAGCTCCGGCCGCCTGGATCGCGGTCTCTTGCCGGCCTGCGTGGACACATGTCCAACCAAGGCCCGGGTTTTCGGCGATTTGAACGATTCGGAGAGCGAAGTTTCCAGGTTGCTGCGGGACAGGCCGGCAGTCCGGGTGACCAGCCGGAACATCGATACCCAGCCCAACATGTACTACCTCACGGCCACGGAACCGGCCGACTGGCCGACGGATGTGGAGTTTCCGGCGGCCTATGCCTCCATGGCCTCGCTGGTCAATCCGGTGGTCAAGGTCGCGGTGGGCCTCTCCGCTCTGGGCGTGGCCGCGATGTGGGTTAAGCAGGCCTTTGCGCCCGATCCCGATGAGACCGATCATGAACCGTCAGCAACCGAACAGGATCGAGGTGCTCCATGA
- a CDS encoding formate dehydrogenase subunit gamma, whose protein sequence is MSEQMIHRHTKLSIFMHWFNAFCWIALLLTGLGLISNPQLNPLGAWWPNLLRSIFGSGENLLAVHQYLGMVWAGAFLLYVLLMPRETIAFLKEIFRMSPSSDATWLMKMNLKMTMGKKGLKRFGMTPDMPPQGFYNVGQKLFAQATVIGGIVIVATGMVMFFSTIFLNNPNLAAWSRVIHYLTVGLVFAGLLVHIFMAAIAKEEKPAFKSMFTGEVPADYAKHHHPLWYATVTEKQEKG, encoded by the coding sequence ATGAGTGAACAAATGATCCATAGACACACCAAGTTGTCCATTTTCATGCATTGGTTCAATGCGTTCTGCTGGATCGCCCTGCTCCTGACCGGCCTGGGGCTGATCAGCAACCCCCAACTCAACCCCCTGGGTGCATGGTGGCCGAACCTGCTGCGTTCCATCTTCGGCAGCGGTGAGAATCTTCTGGCCGTCCATCAATATCTGGGCATGGTCTGGGCCGGAGCCTTTCTGCTGTATGTTCTGCTCATGCCCAGGGAGACAATCGCTTTCCTGAAAGAGATCTTCAGAATGTCCCCCTCCAGCGACGCAACCTGGTTGATGAAGATGAACCTGAAAATGACCATGGGCAAAAAAGGGCTGAAGCGCTTCGGCATGACCCCGGACATGCCGCCCCAGGGTTTCTACAACGTCGGCCAGAAGCTGTTCGCCCAGGCAACGGTCATCGGCGGCATTGTTATCGTGGCCACGGGCATGGTCATGTTCTTTTCCACGATCTTCCTGAACAATCCCAATCTGGCGGCCTGGTCCCGGGTTATTCATTATCTGACCGTGGGTCTGGTCTTCGCGGGGCTGCTGGTGCACATCTTCATGGCCGCCATTGCCAAGGAAGAGAAGCCCGCCTTCAAGTCCATGTTCACCGGTGAAGTGCCCGCGGATTATGCCAAGCACCACCATCCCCTGTGGTATGCGACCGTGACGGAAAAGCAGGAGAAAGGTTGA
- a CDS encoding rhodanese-like domain-containing protein — translation MRKYLFPIQMLVAALLMALLAGCAGHNGTQARTFQLDPAQVPNPYHTLVDIEFVKPLVFEAMLRTDPSPDFMIIDSRPKQPRFDVGHIPTAVSLPDSQFERMAAEVLPADRNALLVFYCGGLHCPLSHQSAWKAEAMGYTNIAVYPAGDPEWVEQGYKVWTARDVRSPLPTLDPAQVPNPFHTLVTLEEVRPFVSRGVLLANPPTDVMIIDSRPKQPRYDVGHIPTAVSLPDSQFERMAAEVLPADKNTKLIFYCGGTHCPLSHQSAWKAEAMGYTNVAVYPAGDPEWVERGYIVWTADGARQAQDPAPTPAKAAAPAGALKPGSAEGTVDNDFFVQLMRDNPASIQLIDVRSPAEFSAGHIPGARNMTVDMLEDNIKSFSTAEKPIVFICSTGARSGEAFYLFMEMRPDLQEVYYVDANVSYTPTGEFAIN, via the coding sequence ATGCGCAAATATTTATTCCCGATTCAGATGCTCGTCGCGGCATTGTTGATGGCCTTGCTGGCCGGATGCGCCGGTCACAACGGAACGCAGGCCCGGACCTTCCAGCTTGATCCGGCCCAGGTTCCCAACCCCTATCACACGCTGGTGGACATCGAGTTCGTGAAGCCCCTGGTCTTCGAGGCCATGCTGCGAACCGATCCCTCGCCGGACTTCATGATCATCGACTCCCGGCCCAAGCAGCCCCGCTTCGACGTGGGCCATATTCCCACGGCCGTCAGCCTGCCGGACAGCCAGTTCGAACGCATGGCAGCCGAGGTTTTGCCGGCCGACAGAAACGCCCTGCTCGTCTTTTACTGCGGCGGCCTGCACTGCCCCTTGAGCCACCAGTCCGCATGGAAGGCCGAGGCCATGGGCTACACCAACATCGCGGTGTATCCGGCGGGAGATCCGGAATGGGTCGAACAGGGCTACAAGGTCTGGACCGCGCGAGACGTACGCAGTCCGCTGCCGACACTGGACCCCGCCCAGGTGCCAAACCCCTTTCACACTCTGGTCACCCTTGAGGAAGTCCGGCCGTTCGTTTCCAGAGGCGTACTTCTGGCGAATCCCCCGACCGACGTGATGATCATCGATTCCCGTCCCAAGCAGCCCCGGTACGACGTGGGCCACATTCCCACGGCCGTCAGTCTGCCGGACAGCCAGTTCGAGCGCATGGCCGCCGAGGTTCTGCCCGCGGACAAGAACACCAAACTGATCTTCTATTGCGGCGGAACGCATTGCCCGCTCAGCCACCAGTCCGCCTGGAAAGCCGAGGCCATGGGCTACACCAACGTGGCCGTCTACCCGGCCGGCGATCCGGAATGGGTGGAGCGGGGCTACATCGTCTGGACCGCGGACGGCGCGCGTCAGGCCCAGGACCCGGCGCCAACTCCGGCCAAGGCCGCGGCTCCTGCCGGCGCACTGAAGCCCGGCAGCGCGGAAGGGACAGTGGACAACGACTTCTTCGTCCAGTTGATGCGTGACAATCCAGCTAGTATCCAGCTCATCGACGTCCGCTCCCCGGCCGAGTTCTCCGCCGGACACATCCCCGGCGCCAGGAACATGACCGTGGACATGCTGGAAGACAACATCAAGAGCTTTTCCACCGCGGAAAAGCCCATCGTCTTCATCTGCTCCACCGGGGCTCGCAGCGGAGAGGCGTTCTATCTGTTCATGGAAATGCGTCCGGATCTGCAGGAAGTGTACTATGTGGACGCAAACGTCAGCTACACTCCGACTGGCGAATTCGCGATCAACTAA